One genomic window of Quadrisphaera setariae includes the following:
- a CDS encoding UDP-N-acetylmuramate dehydrogenase: MTSTADGQGSAPGPVRLADLTTLRVGGPAARTVVATTRQQVVDAVSAADAAGEPLLVVGGGSNLVVGDDGFDGTVVVVRTKGVELESGDWCGGAFLHVDAGEDWDGLVARAVANGWSGVECLSGIPGTVGATPVQNVGAYGQQLSDVLASVQTWDRRDGRLRTIPASNCRLRYRDSLFKDEPGRYVILDVVLQLPVNDLAAPVRYAELADQLGTGPGERRPLAEVREAVLALRRRKGMVLDEADHDTWSTGSFFTNPLLAPEQAAALPEGAPRHPDAASGLVKTSAAWLVERAGFGRGCGPDGAVPSSWPATLSTKHTLAVTNRGGASAADVLAVARAVRDGVRERFGVELAPEPELVGCSL; encoded by the coding sequence GTGACCTCCACCGCCGACGGGCAGGGCTCCGCGCCGGGCCCCGTCCGCCTCGCCGACCTCACCACCCTGCGCGTCGGGGGACCCGCGGCCCGCACGGTGGTCGCGACCACGCGCCAGCAGGTCGTGGACGCCGTCAGCGCCGCCGACGCCGCGGGGGAGCCCCTGCTCGTCGTCGGCGGCGGCTCCAACCTCGTCGTCGGGGACGACGGCTTCGACGGCACCGTCGTCGTCGTGCGCACGAAGGGCGTCGAGCTGGAGTCGGGGGACTGGTGCGGCGGGGCGTTCCTCCACGTCGACGCCGGGGAGGACTGGGACGGCCTCGTCGCCCGCGCCGTCGCGAACGGCTGGTCGGGGGTCGAGTGCCTGTCGGGCATCCCGGGCACCGTCGGCGCGACACCGGTGCAGAACGTCGGGGCCTACGGCCAGCAGCTGTCCGACGTCCTCGCGAGCGTCCAGACCTGGGACCGGCGCGACGGTCGGCTGCGCACCATCCCCGCCTCGAACTGCCGCCTGCGCTACCGCGACTCGCTCTTCAAGGACGAGCCCGGCCGCTACGTGATCCTCGACGTCGTCCTGCAGCTGCCCGTGAACGACCTCGCCGCGCCCGTGAGGTACGCCGAGCTGGCCGACCAGCTCGGCACCGGGCCGGGGGAGCGGCGCCCGCTCGCCGAGGTCCGCGAGGCCGTCCTGGCCCTGCGCCGGCGCAAGGGCATGGTGCTCGACGAGGCCGACCACGACACCTGGTCCACCGGGTCGTTCTTCACCAACCCCCTGCTCGCGCCGGAGCAGGCCGCGGCGCTGCCGGAGGGCGCGCCCCGCCACCCCGACGCCGCCAGCGGGCTGGTGAAGACCTCCGCCGCCTGGCTCGTGGAGCGCGCGGGCTTCGGCCGCGGCTGCGGGCCCGACGGCGCGGTGCCGTCGTCGTGGCCCGCGACGCTGTCCACCAAGCACACCCTGGCCGTCACCAACCGCGGCGGCGCCAGCGCCGCCGACGTGCTCGCCGTGGCCCGCGCCGTCCGCGACGGCGTCCGCGAGCGCTTCGGCGTGGAGCTGGCCCCGGAGCCCGAGCTCGTCGGCTGCAGCCTCTGA
- a CDS encoding MFS transporter → MADGPDGPDGPDGPGGVAERSPGRPWRRVAPALLACAWGGNHFTPLLLLYRQVEGYSAVVVDLFFGFYVVGLVPGFLLAGPLSDLVGRKRPTVVAVVLGMAASAVLAVGSGGVVLMCAGRFLAGLSVAAAMVVGTSWVKELSTTPFEDDVEPGLRARRAALTLTAGFGVGAGVSGALAQWGPVPTVLPYAVQSLLALVSLVPLLTAPETRPLLARTGLRRPSAAELLADLRVPRRARRRFLGVVLPAAPWVFGAAALAYAVTPALITGRTGGLAVATAALLCVVGLAAGALVQPWVPRLAALTGGRQLLVGLGAALVGTVLCARVASSPSVPLALLASAVLGVAYGVVLVAGLVEVQAVATARDLGAMTGWYYSATYLGFLLPEALSLAAPLAPPAVLLLAVAVLVAACGAVVAVGLRVRDGTG, encoded by the coding sequence GTGGCTGACGGGCCGGACGGGCCGGACGGGCCGGACGGGCCGGGCGGGGTGGCGGAGCGCTCGCCGGGGCGCCCCTGGAGGCGCGTCGCGCCGGCCCTCCTGGCGTGCGCCTGGGGCGGCAACCACTTCACGCCGCTGCTCCTGCTGTACCGCCAGGTGGAGGGCTACTCCGCCGTCGTCGTCGACCTGTTCTTCGGCTTCTACGTGGTGGGCCTGGTGCCGGGCTTCCTCCTGGCCGGGCCGCTGTCCGACCTGGTCGGACGCAAGCGGCCCACGGTGGTGGCGGTGGTCCTGGGGATGGCGGCCAGCGCGGTGCTGGCCGTGGGGTCCGGCGGCGTGGTGCTCATGTGCGCGGGTCGCTTCCTCGCGGGGCTCAGCGTCGCCGCCGCGATGGTGGTCGGCACCTCCTGGGTCAAGGAGCTCTCCACGACGCCGTTCGAGGACGACGTCGAGCCGGGCCTGCGCGCCCGGCGGGCCGCGCTCACGCTCACCGCGGGGTTCGGCGTCGGGGCGGGGGTCTCCGGGGCGCTGGCGCAGTGGGGGCCGGTGCCCACCGTGCTGCCGTACGCGGTGCAGTCGCTGCTGGCGCTGGTGTCGCTGGTCCCGCTGCTGACGGCGCCGGAGACCCGGCCGCTGCTCGCGCGCACGGGCCTGCGCCGGCCCTCGGCGGCGGAGCTCCTGGCGGACCTGCGCGTCCCGCGGCGCGCCCGGCGCCGCTTCCTCGGCGTGGTGCTGCCGGCGGCGCCGTGGGTCTTCGGTGCGGCGGCGCTCGCCTACGCCGTGACCCCGGCCCTCATCACCGGCCGGACGGGCGGGCTGGCGGTCGCGACCGCGGCGCTGCTGTGCGTGGTGGGCCTGGCCGCCGGTGCGCTCGTGCAGCCGTGGGTGCCGCGGCTCGCCGCGCTGACCGGGGGGCGTCAGCTCCTCGTGGGGCTGGGGGCGGCGCTGGTCGGGACGGTCCTGTGCGCGCGCGTGGCGTCCTCGCCGTCGGTGCCCCTCGCGCTGCTCGCCTCCGCCGTGCTGGGCGTGGCGTACGGCGTCGTCCTGGTGGCGGGACTGGTGGAGGTACAGGCGGTGGCCACCGCCCGGGACCTCGGCGCGATGACCGGCTGGTACTACAGCGCCACCTACCTGGGCTTCCTGCTGCCCGAGGCGCTGTCACTGGCCGCGCCGCTCGCGCCGCCGGCGGTGCTCCTGCTGGCGGTCGCCGTCCTGGTGGCCGCCTGCGGAGCCGTGGTGGCGGTGGGCCTGCGCGTCCGGGACGGCACCGGGTGA
- a CDS encoding pyridoxal phosphate-dependent aminotransferase produces MSAASATQPAQPTGAQRRVSARLAAIAESATLAVDAKAKALKAQGRPVIGFGAGEPDFPTPADVVEVAAAACRDPRNHRYTPAGGLPEMKAAVVAKTLRDSGYEVTPEQVLVTNGGKQAVYTAFAALCDPGDEVILPAPYWTTYPEAVRLAGGVPVEVFAGEDQGYLVTVEQLEAARTPRTKVLLFCSPSNPTGAVYDEAQVRAIGEWALEHGVWVVTDEIYEHLLYDGATAPSLPVVVPELADTTLVLNGVAKTYAMTGWRVGWLIGPRDVVKAGTNLQSHLTSNVADVSQRAAVAALEGSLDAVAHMREAFDRRRRTMVEMLSAIDGVECPTPRGAFYAYPSVKALLGRTIRGRVPTTSAELATLLLEEAEVAVVPGEAFGPSGYLRLSYALGDDDLVEGVSRIQRVLGEAR; encoded by the coding sequence GTGAGCGCCGCCTCCGCCACCCAGCCAGCCCAGCCGACCGGTGCCCAGCGCCGCGTCTCCGCCCGCCTCGCCGCCATCGCGGAGTCGGCCACGCTCGCCGTGGACGCCAAGGCCAAGGCGCTCAAGGCGCAGGGCCGGCCCGTCATCGGCTTCGGCGCGGGTGAGCCCGACTTCCCCACCCCGGCAGACGTCGTCGAGGTGGCCGCCGCGGCGTGCCGCGACCCGAGGAACCACCGCTACACGCCCGCCGGCGGCCTGCCGGAGATGAAGGCCGCCGTGGTCGCGAAGACCCTGCGCGACTCCGGCTACGAGGTCACCCCGGAGCAGGTGCTCGTGACGAACGGCGGCAAGCAGGCCGTGTACACCGCGTTCGCCGCGCTGTGCGACCCCGGCGACGAGGTCATCCTCCCGGCGCCCTACTGGACCACCTACCCCGAGGCCGTCCGCCTGGCGGGCGGGGTGCCGGTGGAGGTCTTCGCCGGGGAGGACCAGGGCTACCTGGTCACCGTGGAGCAGCTCGAGGCCGCGCGCACGCCCCGCACCAAGGTCCTGCTGTTCTGCTCGCCGTCCAACCCGACCGGCGCGGTCTACGACGAGGCCCAGGTCCGCGCCATCGGCGAGTGGGCGCTCGAGCACGGCGTGTGGGTGGTCACCGACGAGATCTACGAGCACCTGCTCTACGACGGGGCGACCGCGCCGTCCCTGCCCGTGGTGGTGCCGGAGCTCGCCGACACCACGCTCGTGCTCAACGGCGTGGCGAAGACGTACGCGATGACCGGCTGGCGCGTGGGGTGGCTCATCGGCCCCCGCGACGTCGTGAAGGCGGGGACCAACCTCCAGAGCCACCTGACCAGCAACGTCGCCGACGTCTCCCAGCGCGCGGCGGTCGCGGCGCTGGAGGGTTCCCTCGACGCCGTGGCGCACATGCGCGAGGCGTTCGACCGCCGCCGCCGGACGATGGTGGAGATGCTCTCGGCGATCGACGGCGTCGAGTGCCCCACGCCGCGGGGCGCCTTCTACGCCTACCCCTCGGTCAAGGCGCTGCTGGGCCGCACGATCCGCGGCCGCGTCCCGACGACGAGCGCCGAGCTCGCCACCCTGCTGCTCGAGGAGGCCGAGGTGGCGGTCGTGCCCGGTGAGGCGTTCGGCCCCTCGGGCTACCTGCGGCTGTCCTACGCCCTGGGCGACGACGACCTCGTCGAGGGCGTCAGCCGCATCCAGCGCGTGCTCGGCGAGGCCCGCTGA
- the secE gene encoding preprotein translocase subunit SecE codes for MTDTQPGSASGATAAASRRGGPFARLLVFLREVVAELKKVVYPTRDELVTYTSVVLVFVAVVMTYVSLLDLGFGRLVLWVLGGS; via the coding sequence GTGACGGACACCCAGCCGGGCAGCGCCTCCGGGGCGACCGCGGCGGCGAGCCGACGCGGAGGGCCCTTCGCCCGCCTGCTCGTGTTCCTGCGCGAGGTGGTCGCAGAGCTCAAGAAGGTGGTCTACCCCACCCGCGACGAGCTCGTGACCTACACCTCCGTCGTGCTGGTGTTCGTCGCGGTCGTCATGACGTACGTGTCCCTGCTGGACCTCGGCTTCGGGCGCCTGGTGCTCTGGGTGCTCGGCGGCAGCTGA
- the nusG gene encoding transcription termination/antitermination protein NusG: MSQQSYDSRETFDADADETLEVDDAAAQGQEQGDAEEPAVEVVADEADQDEPAVSDEGDAGDPAPSDEDEDDVDPVEEFKAQLRRAPGDWFVIHSYAGYENRVKSNLENRIGSLNMEDYIFQVEVPMEEVREIKNGQPKLVRRVRIPGYVLVRMDLTNESWGAVRHTPGVTGFVGNTHQPVPLSTDEVFSMLAPALQPKESAKATAKSTTVTEVDFEVGESVTVMEGPFETMPATISEINTDRRTLQVLVSIFGRETPVELSFGQVAKI, translated from the coding sequence GTGTCCCAGCAGTCCTACGACTCCCGCGAGACCTTCGACGCCGACGCCGACGAGACCCTCGAGGTGGACGACGCTGCTGCCCAGGGGCAGGAGCAGGGCGACGCGGAGGAGCCGGCCGTCGAGGTCGTCGCCGACGAGGCGGACCAGGACGAGCCCGCCGTGTCCGACGAGGGCGACGCCGGTGATCCCGCCCCCTCCGACGAGGACGAGGACGACGTCGACCCGGTCGAGGAGTTCAAGGCGCAGCTGCGCCGCGCTCCCGGTGACTGGTTCGTCATCCACTCCTACGCGGGCTACGAGAACCGCGTGAAGAGCAACCTCGAGAACCGCATCGGCAGCCTCAACATGGAGGACTACATCTTCCAGGTCGAGGTGCCGATGGAGGAGGTCCGCGAGATCAAGAACGGCCAGCCGAAGCTCGTGCGCCGCGTGCGCATCCCGGGCTACGTGCTGGTGCGGATGGACCTCACCAACGAGTCCTGGGGCGCGGTGCGCCACACCCCGGGGGTCACCGGCTTCGTGGGCAACACCCACCAGCCGGTGCCGCTGAGCACCGACGAGGTGTTCTCGATGCTGGCGCCGGCGCTGCAGCCGAAGGAGAGCGCCAAGGCCACGGCGAAGTCGACCACGGTCACCGAGGTCGACTTCGAGGTGGGCGAGTCGGTCACCGTCATGGAGGGTCCCTTCGAGACGATGCCCGCCACGATCTCCGAGATCAACACCGACCGGCGCACGCTGCAGGTGCTGGTCTCCATCTTCGGCCGGGAGACGCCGGTCGAGCTGTCCTTCGGCCAGGTCGCCAAGATCTGA
- the rplK gene encoding 50S ribosomal protein L11, producing the protein MPPKKRVSGLIKLQINAGAATPAPPIGPALGQHGVNIMEFCKAYNAATESQRGNVVPVEITVYEDRSFTFILKTPPAAELIKKAAGVAKGSPTPHTTKVASLTSDQVRAIAEQKLQDLNANDVDAAMKIIAGTARSMGITVQG; encoded by the coding sequence ATGCCCCCCAAGAAGCGGGTCTCCGGACTCATCAAGCTCCAGATCAACGCCGGCGCGGCCACGCCGGCCCCGCCGATCGGCCCCGCGCTGGGCCAGCACGGCGTCAACATCATGGAGTTCTGCAAGGCCTACAACGCCGCGACGGAGTCGCAGCGCGGCAACGTGGTGCCGGTCGAGATCACGGTGTACGAGGACCGCTCGTTCACCTTCATCCTCAAGACCCCGCCGGCCGCGGAGCTCATCAAGAAGGCGGCTGGCGTCGCCAAGGGCTCCCCCACCCCGCACACCACCAAGGTCGCGTCGCTGACCTCCGACCAGGTGCGCGCCATCGCCGAGCAGAAGCTCCAGGACCTCAACGCCAACGACGTCGACGCCGCGATGAAGATCATCGCTGGCACCGCCCGCTCGATGGGCATCACCGTCCAGGGCTGA
- the rplA gene encoding 50S ribosomal protein L1, with product MKHSKAYRAAAEKIDREALYSPLDAVKLAKDTSVTKYDATVEVAFRLGVDPRKADQMVRGTVNLPHGTGKTARVLVFAVGPRAAAAEAAGADIVGGDELIERVAGGFLDFDAAVATPDLMGKVGRLGRVLGPRGLMPNPKTGTVTMDVAKAVTEIKGGKIEFRVDKHSNLHFIIGKTSFSEASLVENYAAALDEVLRLKPAASKGRYISKATIATTMGPGIPVDPARTRNLLEDGAVATA from the coding sequence GTGAAGCACAGCAAGGCCTACCGCGCCGCCGCCGAGAAGATCGACCGCGAGGCCCTCTACAGCCCGCTCGACGCCGTGAAGCTGGCCAAGGACACCTCGGTCACCAAGTACGACGCCACCGTCGAGGTGGCCTTCCGCCTGGGCGTCGACCCGCGCAAGGCCGACCAGATGGTCCGCGGCACCGTCAACCTCCCGCACGGCACCGGCAAGACCGCCCGCGTGCTGGTCTTCGCCGTGGGGCCCCGCGCCGCCGCCGCTGAGGCCGCGGGCGCGGACATCGTCGGCGGTGACGAGCTGATCGAGCGCGTCGCCGGCGGTTTCCTCGACTTCGACGCCGCCGTGGCGACGCCCGACCTCATGGGCAAGGTCGGCCGCCTGGGCCGCGTGCTCGGCCCGCGCGGCCTCATGCCCAACCCGAAGACCGGCACGGTGACGATGGACGTCGCCAAGGCCGTGACGGAGATCAAGGGCGGGAAGATCGAGTTCCGCGTCGACAAGCACTCGAACCTGCACTTCATCATCGGCAAGACCTCCTTCTCCGAGGCCTCGCTGGTGGAGAACTACGCGGCAGCGCTCGACGAGGTGCTCCGCCTCAAGCCGGCCGCCTCCAAGGGCCGCTACATCTCGAAGGCGACCATCGCGACGACGATGGGCCCGGGCATCCCGGTGGACCCGGCGCGCACCCGCAACCTGCTCGAGGACGGCGCGGTCGCCACGGCCTGA
- the rplJ gene encoding 50S ribosomal protein L10: MPTAEKEAAVAELTELFREANAGVLTEYRGLTVAQLKELRRAIGDNGSYNVVKNTLTAIAAKNAGVDAFEGQLSGPTAIAFITGDPVEAAKGLRAFAKTNPQLVIKSGFLEGKPLSAADVAALADLEPREVLLAKMAGALKGSLNRAAYVFNAPLSKAARTVDALRAKVEAGSPAEAAAPAADEAAPAADEA, encoded by the coding sequence GTGCCCACCGCTGAGAAGGAAGCAGCCGTCGCAGAGCTCACCGAGCTCTTCCGCGAGGCGAACGCCGGCGTGCTCACCGAGTACCGCGGCCTGACCGTCGCGCAGCTCAAGGAGCTGCGCCGCGCGATCGGCGACAACGGCAGCTACAACGTCGTCAAGAACACCCTCACCGCGATCGCCGCGAAGAACGCCGGCGTCGACGCGTTCGAGGGCCAGCTGTCCGGCCCCACGGCCATCGCGTTCATCACCGGTGACCCGGTGGAGGCCGCCAAGGGCCTGCGCGCGTTCGCCAAGACGAACCCGCAGCTGGTCATCAAGTCCGGGTTCCTCGAGGGCAAGCCGCTGTCCGCGGCTGACGTGGCGGCGCTGGCCGACCTCGAGCCCCGCGAGGTCCTGCTGGCCAAGATGGCCGGCGCGCTCAAGGGCTCCCTCAACCGCGCCGCGTACGTCTTCAACGCGCCGCTGTCGAAGGCCGCCCGCACCGTCGACGCCCTGCGCGCCAAGGTCGAGGCCGGCTCGCCGGCCGAGGCCGCTGCGCCGGCCGCCGACGAGGCCGCTCCCGCGGCCGACGAGGCCTGA
- the rplL gene encoding 50S ribosomal protein L7/L12, protein MAKLSADELLDAFKEMTLIELSDFVKKFEEVFEVTAAAPVAVAAAGGAAGGAAAEEVEEQSEFDVILEAAGDKKIQVIKEVRALTSLGLKEAKDLVDGAPKPVLEKVAKDAAEKAKAQLEGAGATVSVK, encoded by the coding sequence ATGGCCAAGCTGTCCGCTGACGAGCTGCTCGACGCCTTCAAGGAGATGACCCTCATCGAGCTCTCGGACTTCGTGAAGAAGTTCGAGGAGGTCTTCGAGGTCACCGCCGCTGCTCCCGTCGCCGTCGCCGCCGCTGGTGGCGCCGCTGGTGGCGCTGCCGCCGAGGAGGTCGAGGAGCAGTCCGAGTTCGACGTCATCCTCGAGGCCGCCGGTGACAAGAAGATCCAGGTCATCAAGGAGGTGCGCGCCCTCACGAGCCTCGGCCTGAAGGAGGCCAAGGACCTCGTGGACGGCGCCCCCAAGCCCGTCCTGGAGAAGGTCGCCAAGGACGCCGCCGAGAAGGCCAAGGCCCAGCTCGAGGGCGCTGGCGCCACCGTCTCCGTCAAGTGA
- the rpoB gene encoding DNA-directed RNA polymerase subunit beta, protein MVASRTSLRPSSNGSTSTARRVSFAKIREPLDVPDLLALQTESFDWLLGNERWRERVAAASKEGEVPSTSGLEDIFEEISPIEDFSGSMSLSFRDHRFEPPKYSLEECKERDMTFAAPLFVTAEFMNATTGEIKSQTVFMGDFPLMTPRGTFVINGTERVVVSQLVRSPGVYFEHTIDKASDKDVYSAKVIPSRGAWLEFEVDKRDMVGVRVDRKRKQSVTVLLKALGWTDAQILEEFGQFESMRATLEKDNTTGQDDALLDIYRKLRPGEPPTKEAAQTLLDNLYFNPKRYDLAKVGRYKLNRKLGLEEPLTAGTLRVEDVVATIRFLVTLHAGQKTMKGTRGGAEADIRVEVDDIDHFGNRRLRAVGELIQNQVRTGLSRMERVVRERMTTQDVEAITPQTLINIRPVVASIKEFFGTSQLSQFMDQTNPLAGLTHKRRLSALGPGGLSRDRAGMDVRDVHPSHYGRMCPIETPEGPNIGLIGSLSSYGRINPFGFVETPYRRVVDGVVSDEVHYLTADEEDEHVIAQANAPLGERQEFTEARVLVRAKGGEAEFVPAAEVDYMDVSPRQMVSVATAMIPFLEHDDANRALMGSNMQRQAVPLVRAEAPLVGTGMELHAAVDAGDVIVAEKPGAVTSVSADMVTVANDDGTTSTYRLAKFRRSNQGTSYNQRVLAVEGTHVERGTVLADGPSTDQGELALGRNLLVAFMPWEGHNYEDAIILSQRIVQDDVLSSIHIEEHEVDARDTKLGPEEITRDIPNVAEDVLADLDERGIIRIGAEVVPGDILVGKVTPKGETELTPEERLLRAIFGEKAREVRDTSLKVPHGESGTVIGVKVFDREDGDELPPGVNQLVRVYVAQKRKITDGDKLAGRHGNKGVISKILPVEDMPFLEDGTPVDIVLNPLGVPGRMNVGQVLELHLGWIAKQGWKIEGNPEWAARIPEVAREVAPNTPVASPVFDGVSENEITGLLGCTTLTRDGERLVDESGKARMFDGRSGEPFPYPVSVGYMYILKLHHLVDDKIHARSTGPYSMITQQPLGGKAQFGGQRFGEMEVWALEAYGAAYALQELLTIKSDDVLGRVKVYEAVVKGENIPEPGIPESFKVLIKEMQSLCLNVEILSSDGTSIEMRETDDDVFRAAEELGIDLSRREPSSVEEV, encoded by the coding sequence TTGGTCGCCTCGCGCACCTCGCTCCGCCCCAGCTCCAACGGTTCCACCTCGACCGCCCGCCGTGTGTCGTTCGCGAAGATCCGCGAGCCGCTCGACGTCCCCGACCTCCTGGCCCTGCAGACCGAGAGCTTCGACTGGCTCCTCGGCAACGAGCGCTGGCGCGAGCGCGTCGCCGCCGCCTCCAAGGAGGGGGAGGTGCCCAGCACCTCCGGCCTGGAGGACATCTTCGAGGAGATCTCCCCGATCGAGGACTTCTCGGGGTCCATGTCGCTGAGCTTCCGCGACCACCGCTTCGAGCCGCCCAAGTACTCCCTCGAGGAGTGCAAGGAGCGCGACATGACGTTCGCCGCTCCGCTGTTCGTGACCGCCGAGTTCATGAACGCCACTACGGGCGAGATCAAGAGCCAGACCGTCTTCATGGGCGACTTCCCGCTCATGACCCCGCGCGGCACCTTCGTCATCAACGGCACCGAGCGCGTCGTCGTGTCCCAGCTCGTGCGCTCACCGGGCGTCTACTTCGAGCACACCATCGACAAGGCGTCCGACAAGGACGTCTACTCCGCGAAGGTCATCCCCAGCCGCGGCGCGTGGCTCGAGTTCGAGGTCGACAAGCGCGACATGGTGGGCGTCCGCGTCGACCGCAAGCGCAAGCAGTCCGTCACGGTCCTCCTCAAGGCGCTCGGCTGGACCGACGCGCAGATCCTCGAGGAGTTCGGCCAGTTCGAGTCCATGCGGGCCACGCTCGAGAAGGACAACACCACCGGCCAGGACGACGCGCTGCTGGACATCTACCGGAAGCTGCGTCCGGGCGAGCCGCCGACGAAGGAGGCCGCCCAGACCCTCCTCGACAACCTGTACTTCAACCCGAAGCGGTACGACCTGGCGAAGGTCGGTCGCTACAAGCTGAACCGCAAGCTCGGGCTCGAGGAGCCCCTGACCGCGGGGACGCTGCGCGTCGAGGACGTCGTGGCCACCATCCGCTTCCTGGTCACGCTGCACGCCGGCCAGAAGACGATGAAGGGCACCCGCGGGGGCGCCGAGGCCGACATCCGCGTCGAGGTCGACGACATCGACCACTTCGGCAACCGTCGCCTGCGCGCCGTCGGCGAGCTCATCCAGAACCAGGTCCGCACGGGCCTGAGCCGCATGGAGCGCGTCGTGCGCGAGCGCATGACCACGCAGGACGTCGAGGCCATCACGCCGCAGACGCTCATCAACATCCGTCCCGTCGTGGCCTCCATCAAGGAGTTCTTCGGGACGAGCCAGCTGAGCCAGTTCATGGACCAGACCAACCCGCTGGCGGGCCTGACCCACAAGCGCCGCCTGTCGGCGCTGGGCCCGGGCGGCCTGAGCCGCGACCGCGCCGGCATGGACGTCCGTGACGTCCACCCGTCGCACTACGGCCGCATGTGCCCGATCGAGACCCCTGAGGGCCCGAACATCGGCCTGATCGGGTCCCTGTCGAGCTACGGGCGCATCAACCCGTTCGGCTTCGTGGAGACGCCGTACCGCCGCGTCGTCGACGGCGTCGTCAGCGACGAGGTGCACTACCTCACCGCCGACGAGGAGGACGAGCACGTCATCGCCCAGGCGAACGCCCCGCTGGGGGAGCGCCAGGAGTTCACCGAGGCGCGCGTCCTGGTGCGCGCCAAGGGCGGCGAGGCCGAGTTCGTCCCGGCCGCCGAGGTCGACTACATGGACGTCTCGCCGCGCCAGATGGTGTCCGTCGCGACCGCGATGATCCCCTTCCTGGAGCACGACGACGCCAACCGCGCGCTCATGGGCTCCAACATGCAGCGCCAGGCCGTGCCGCTGGTCCGCGCCGAGGCGCCGCTGGTCGGCACCGGCATGGAGCTGCACGCCGCCGTCGACGCCGGTGACGTCATCGTGGCCGAGAAGCCCGGTGCCGTGACCTCGGTCAGCGCCGACATGGTGACCGTCGCCAACGACGACGGCACGACGTCGACCTACCGGCTGGCGAAGTTCCGCCGCTCCAACCAGGGCACCTCCTACAACCAGCGCGTGCTGGCGGTCGAGGGGACCCACGTCGAGCGCGGGACCGTCCTGGCGGACGGCCCGTCCACCGACCAGGGCGAGCTGGCGCTGGGCCGCAACCTCCTCGTCGCGTTCATGCCCTGGGAGGGCCACAACTACGAGGACGCGATCATCCTCTCCCAGCGGATCGTCCAGGACGACGTCCTGAGCTCGATCCACATCGAGGAGCACGAGGTCGACGCCCGCGACACCAAGCTGGGCCCCGAGGAGATCACCCGGGACATCCCCAACGTCGCGGAGGACGTCCTCGCCGACCTCGACGAGCGCGGCATCATCCGCATCGGCGCCGAGGTCGTGCCCGGCGACATCCTCGTCGGCAAGGTCACGCCCAAGGGCGAGACCGAGCTCACCCCCGAGGAGCGCCTCCTGCGCGCCATCTTCGGCGAGAAGGCCCGTGAGGTGCGCGACACCTCGCTGAAGGTCCCCCACGGCGAGTCCGGCACCGTCATCGGCGTCAAGGTCTTCGACCGCGAGGACGGCGACGAGCTGCCCCCGGGCGTGAACCAGCTGGTCCGCGTCTACGTGGCCCAGAAGCGCAAGATCACCGACGGTGACAAGCTCGCCGGCCGCCACGGCAACAAGGGCGTCATCTCGAAGATCCTGCCGGTCGAGGACATGCCGTTCCTCGAGGACGGCACCCCCGTCGACATCGTGCTCAACCCGCTGGGCGTGCCCGGCCGCATGAACGTCGGTCAGGTCCTCGAGCTGCACCTGGGCTGGATCGCCAAGCAGGGCTGGAAGATCGAGGGGAACCCCGAGTGGGCCGCTCGCATCCCGGAGGTCGCCCGCGAGGTGGCCCCGAACACCCCGGTCGCCTCCCCGGTCTTCGACGGCGTCTCCGAGAACGAGATCACCGGTCTGCTGGGCTGCACGACGCTGACCCGCGACGGTGAGCGCCTGGTCGACGAGTCGGGCAAGGCCCGGATGTTCGACGGCCGCTCCGGGGAGCCGTTCCCGTACCCGGTCTCGGTGGGCTACATGTACATCCTCAAGCTCCACCACCTGGTCGACGACAAGATCCACGCCCGCTCGACCGGCCCCTACTCCATGATCACGCAGCAGCCCCTGGGTGGTAAGGCCCAGTTCGGCGGCCAGCGGTTCGGCGAGATGGAGGTGTGGGCGCTGGAGGCGTACGGCGCCGCCTACGCCCTGCAGGAGCTGCTCACCATCAAGTCCGACGACGTCCTGGGCCGCGTGAAGGTCTACGAGGCCGTGGTCAAGGGCGAGAACATCCCCGAGCCGGGCATCCCCGAGTCCTTCAAGGTGCTCATCAAGGAGATGCAGTCGCTCTGCCTGAACGTGGAGATCCTCTCCAGCGACGGCACGAGCATCGAGATGCGGGAGACCGACGACGACGTCTTCCGCGCTGCGGAGGAGCTCGGCATCGACCTGAGCCGCCGCGAGCCGTCCAGCGTCGAGGAGGTCTGA